AATAGGTAAACTGAAGCTACCAGTGGAGACCTAAACTATAAGTCTGGAATATTTATAGATTATTTCTACGATCTAGATGATAATGGTAAAATTATATTATAATCAAGatcatataataataaatatatatattacatatccTTCTTATTTCAAGGAAAGATTACTAGCAATAATTAATCTTTCAGTAAGTTTCAGAAAAGTCTTTTCTGCAGCAGACATTCTAGTTACCAGCTagtcctttgttttattttatttttcactaataATGCTTACCCTGCCAGCAATTTGCCTGGTAAATGATTCAACAAACTGAGTGACACCATGTTCCAGTAAGACAGAGTTGTTATAGATAAACTGCTGATAGTTGTACTCCTGGCCATCAATCTGAAAGACGTCAGGCAGAAGGGGATGCCAGTGGTAGAGCGTGTTAAACTCAGCAGCAATACGGTTTTGGTACTGGAACTGTTGGTTGAAAAGCAGCTCTGGGTCAAACTTCAGTTTGAAGTGATAGCCACTCAAGTGCTGTACGTAGTCTTCAATCACAATCTTAATAGTTTCTCCTACaggcacaaaataaaaaattgaaaacatgaaTTCTTTCTGCTCACAAATGTTCAAGCAACTGAAATGCAACTGGTCATTTGGCATTCCTATCTAGATTTTCTTTTCCACCATTGAGGTAGGTGTCTGACCAATCCAGCTGAAGGACTGAATGAATATGGAGCAGGTGATTGTACATGCATGACACTCCAAGTATTATATTCCTCCCAAGCAAAGGAAACAAGTTAGTTTTCTTTGAGGAAgagggttttctttttaagtgatTTGCTCTTCTTGCTTACCTATCAGGATTAGCCTGCTTGTCTGGAACAACTGCTCATCGCCCCATTCTGGATGCTCTTGTTTAAGCACATCACACACTCTGTTGTGTTCCCGCAGCCAAATGGTGGCATACATCATCAGACCAGGCACCAGACCAAAGACCTCCTGGCCCACAGCAAACTTCAAGTGTTCAGGAATATGAGGCGGGTAGATCATTTCAACCTGAGTATCTTTGACAGTGGGAGGATACATCTCTCCATTAATCATCTAAAAAAGTATCAGTAAGAAGAGGTAAGAAACAAATTTTCATCATTAGAGATTTAGAACATAGGTGGGTGGTGAGTGGTAATGAATTCTTAATATTTAAATGGAACAAACCTGATATTTCATTTTTCCATCCTTGAAAAGGCGCAGCTTATGCTGTCTCTCTAAAGATTCACCATAAACATGACTTAAGTCCACCTAGAAGATTATGGAAAATTTTTGATTTGCTACTGAAGTTGTTCTTATGTAAAATGCCTAGGATGTATTTATTACTAAATAATGTGATGATGtagtttgctttaaaatttttcagtaacatattttttttcatagcCACAAAATAAATTCACTTGTTTATCCACTAAAAATAACCCCATAGCTTATAAATCTAAATTAGTATCTCATATGGAGCCTGTATCAGAATTTTTCATTCTAATTATATGATATTTCTTATAAAAAGCAgcagaaaatgtttttatataaaatacttattaattGAAGCTATGTCACTGAAACCCAAGAGATAATAATGCTGCAAAAATCTCACCTTATAATATTTAAGGCAGCGTAATCAAGGTAACAAATTTTTTTGAAGACAACTTTTTTACAGATccaatattttaaactaaaaatatgaGTCAAACTACAAATAATaatctgtatatatgtatgtaagtatgtgttatgtatttttttactCAACCAGTGAGATAACATGGAAACTCCATTAAGGTTTTTACACACAGAACTTGATTTGCTACAAATTCTCATTTAACTCCATCTCACCCCATGGTTCTTTCCCTTGGTGAAAGCTGGTCCTCGTTCAATATCTGTCTTGAAAAATTGATGGGTGAAGTGCTGGGCAAAGAATGCAAACATCAGATTTGTGCCCTGGGGATCAGGAATGAACTTTCTTCTTAGAAGTACTTTTTTCACAACTTCTTTCGAATCAGGAAGCTCTTTCCTCCctataaaaaatgagaaagccaAAATAAGAAcccatttatatatttaaggaaGCAGAGAGTAAACTGCAATTTACCAGGGTCTTCTTCACTTACAGGAAAAATACAACTTTGAACAAGATCATAATATTAATGGAAGTTCTAAGATATAGGGGAACAACCTCTTACTGAATAATCTACTTTAACTAGTATTAATTCAGTTTTAATGAAAGAATTTGAGAACATATGACATTATACCAaaatgtctgggcttccctggtggctcagatgataaagaatctgcctgcaatgcagaagacccagattcgatacctaggttaggaagataccctggaggaaagaatggcaacccactccagtcctcttgcttggagaattccatggacatagaagcctggctagccacagtccatggggttgcaaagagttggacacaattgagtgactaacattttcacttttccataCCAAAACACCTATTTGCTTCCATGGAATAGTTTACTTGGACTCACAATTTCAAAAAATATCCAGAGATATCcataagaagggaaaaaatagttttattaacaAATAATTATAGTTTGGGGTCAAATTTTCTAGGTATCAATCCAATCCCAGTTACAGTTAATATAACTGTCTCCTCTCACTCACCTTTCACACCCATGGGTGTTGGGCAGTCATCAGGCACAGGAGGAAGAGCTCTGGTATAATAGGACAGGTTAGAAAAGGCTTCCCAGCTTTTATAGCTGTAGTGCACATTATAAGTTGGCGGACTCTCAATCAAATGTGATCTCGCTGaaattttagagggaaaaaaatgttatttgttcCCATCCACAGGGCAAATCAATGCTCATTTTTATTGTATAACGTACAAAGTGGCACtagaataaatttaatttaattaatacaaAGATACTCTATTTTAAAGTAGTCATACTTTAAAGCCTGCTACTGGTGctcaaaaaagaggaaagaatgatGCATTAAAAGGCATCTTTGATAAAGCATATATTCTTTACAGAATATGTTTTGGTctagccattttgatttttttcaaataaccaTCCACTTATTGTTCAAGAGGCCCATGAGCAAAATGTCTGGGCTTGACACCCACATTAGAAATAAAGGTTACTTTCTTGCCGACCCCAATCcaaattgttcatttattttaatgggtGCAGTTCTGTGCCCCATGGCCATTCAGTAAACAACGGGACCACGCGTCCTTCACAAACTGTCAAGAACAGTGAAGGTCAGCAGAGGCAGGCAGTATTTTAAGCAGAATTCTGCCTGTGAGACAGAACTTTAGAAGCTTCAGGGGATTCGGATGTCAATATTTTTGGCCATTAAGATAGTAGGCAAACTAAAATGGTATATTTAATCATGTTttgaattaagttttaaaatctaaaatttataaaGTACATTTTTCTTTGAGGCAGCTGAGAACCCTAGAAAGTGATTTGTACTTACACGTCAACACATATCTCATAATCATATTTCGCAGGAAGGAGATCTTATTGACAATGTTCCAGACTCCCTTGAAGTGGGTAAGTATGTAGTGCACTGTGTCGGGAGTGGGTTTCAGGAGTAATTTTATTCTTGTCAGAAATTCAGCTGcaatgagaggaaaaagaaattaacaggACACATTATAAGACACAATTCTGTAAAATGATAACTGTATATACCCCATTCCAAATGAGGGCACTCAACAACAAACTTACGTGTGGTACAGTTTTCACCATAGAATCCTGTTCGGGTACAGTCACATTTGTACTGGTCGAATCCTACACTCATACATACACCTCGATTCTGGCATGGATGGGAACAGCAAGGATTTGCTACAAAAACAGTACAGAcagtgaataaataatttttcagtgtCAATCTTGACTTAAGCATTTAATTGCTTTACTTACTATGAGTCAACTtcacaataaaaatttcaagaaatataCAGGTAGTCAtgcaaaaacttttttttgacTTGCCTTACAGAATGGTTATAATGTAGAAATACCAacttccttttctaaataaagGTAACAGAATATTCCACCAGGGAAATCATGTTGCTAAATTTTTCTTAGAAACTTTAGATGCTCAAATTGGCCTTTAGAAGAGGCTCAAAGTAGGACTTTCAAAACTAGAGGGAATAGACCAAGTATTttaatcaaactttttttttttttcccttcttctttcttctgtcaAAAAGCTGGAGAAAGATCTGGAGGAAGAACGTTCTAAGTTGAGAGGAaaacaagtgcaaaggccctgaggcatgCCTGACAGAAGAGGAAGAGGTGGACGCTAAGTTCAGAAAAGGTGAAGGCAGATCCTGTGGGGTTTATGGGAATTTGGGTTTTATTTCACGTGTCAGGGGAGATCATTGAATGATTTACAGTATTAAGGTGGCATGacttaatttacattaaaaaaaccaACAACGACAAAAACAAACTATAGAGAAATTTGCAAAGTAAAAACAGCTTGCTTTTAAGCTATTCTGTTTATCTTAAAAAACAATCTGGTCTTCCCTGGGACGGGAAAGCACTAACTCGGGAagttatataatataattattttcattcaaTAGCAGTTAGGTGCTATACAAAATCATCTCACATATATTGATCAGATCTTCTTGTCTTATAATGACAACCTGCAAATTAGTATCCCCGGTCCTATTTAGTAGATGAGAAAAGATGGGTGCAATAACTGGCCCATGAAGAACAGAGCTGAGGGCAAAGCGGGGCTAGCCGTCCAGTTTATTTGGACTCGAGTGGTCCGGACTCGGCCTCTGAATTCTGGGAGTATTTAGAATACCTGGAGTTCCCGGGAGAAGTCTGAGCAGAAACTCAGCCCGGGTGGACGGAGCCGCGGAATCCCGGGCACGGGCGGCAGGAACTCACTCACCTGCACCGCAGAGCGCCACGGCGGCGCAGAGCAGCAGGGCCCGGGCGAGCATCTCGGCtgcgggcggggcgcggggccggCGGAGGCGTCGAGGTGCGCGGATCGGAGCTGCGGGGCCGGAGGAGGCGCTGTGCGGAGTTCCGGGGCGTCCTCTGACGCTGCGAGTCCTTTGACAACTGGAAGCTAACGGAGAGGACCTTCCTTTTATGCGTGAAATAGCCCACGTGACGGCATGACTGTTTCTTTCCGCCTTTCCTTCCCCCCTTCCAAaacttttccccctctttctacTTAAGCAATTGCGTAAGACCCGGGTGGGGgtagggtttctttctttctttctttctttttagctgCGCAAACTAGAAAATCGGAAACTTGGGGAGTCGCGCTTGGCTTCCCTAAGGTGGGTGCAAAGGGGATCGCCCCCTCCCAGTTCCGACTTTCCAGCGCCCCTCGGCCGGTTTCTCCACCGCTGGCGCCGTGCTTCGCGCCAGACGCCTTTCCTTTTGTCGCGGTTGGGACCGAGGCTTCCGAGAGGGGGTCCGGGGTAGATTTTCTGGgtgagggcgggggtggggagggcggccTCCCGGCTTCCTCTCCCGGAATCGATCAGGGGGCTGGGACGTTCCGGAGCTCAGGGAATCCCCTcgcgcgcccccgccccccagcccccacgTCTGGTCCCTCGGCTTTTGGGGGCCGAGGAAGTCACAGTCTGGAGAGACTGGGGAGAATCGGGCCAAGAAAGGCTGACATGTTTTACTCATGTATTTCAGATGTGTCCTGACTTCAGTGACTGCGCTTAACCTCGTGTAGATGTACGCACAtacaaaactttaaatttttttattttttatttttttacttgacCGAATGAACTGTAATAGCTGGAGTCAGTGTATACGTACCTGTAGGTTCTTTTTCTAGCTAAGTTGTTTTCAACATAAAAAATACTGTTCTTCATGCCACCTCCCCGACGTTGCTTCTTGGAGAGAGGAAATAAAGGTAAATTCCTCCCCTCAAAACTGACCCTGAGCACTTACCCTGTAAATAGTCCATCTGAGACTGAGGGGTCACCGCTATAacctttcctctcctcccatgAACAAGGGAAGCGGAGGTGACCGCGATGTTTAAGGATGCTCACCGTCCAAAAGATCTGCTTTAAggcatttctttctctgctgcagTGATTTTCACTGTTTTGGTCACCAGCTCCTCACAGAAGATATCAACTGAAGGAAGTAGATTTTTAAagcttgctttgtgtgtgtgttttctgcctACCTCTCTAGGATGATGAGTTGTGACAAAGGAGTAAAGTACAACATTACATTTACTTCTCAGTTGTCTGGGTTTATTAGGGCCAGTTTTCTAGGCTCATTTTGGAAGGTAATTTGATGAGGAATTCGGATGGAATGGATGTGAAGGAAGGGTGATTTTGACAATTTTCAATTTCATCATCTTTTGTTTTCGTTTGATTCTGTCTTGTGGTCTGGAGGGGTGTGTGAAGGTGAAATGCCACCCCCTCTCCgccacccccctcccctgccccccaaaaaagagaaaagaaaaaagtagctgCATTGTAGAGccctttaaaaaaagacaatcaacttttttttcaacattttgctTAATGTGATTCTACGTGAGACAAATGACTAAAATTCCATCTCACCCAGGAAGCCTTTCTCCTCTAGTCATATTTAATCATTCCATTTGTGACACTCCCATTTATTGTACTGAGTCTTACATGAAATTTCAGCTAAGAGCATAGATGTAAACAATCTTTTAATAATTccagttttctgtttcattttaagtGGTAGCATGTGTCTACTCAAATTTTAAGTGGATATTTAGGACTACCAATTTGAGTTTGGTTAGATGCCAAGGAAGAATTCATACTCTGACTCTGTTGGCTTTATATTGTAATCCTGAATTCATTTTGaagtcatcatcatcattgtcctCATCTGATCTTAATTGTATACCTGCTACATATAAAAGTGTGTTCTATTGTTTGCAAGGAGACTAAATTCAAAGTGTGAACAAAACAGGGTGCTGAGAATAATCACATTTAGATTACTTGGAACTTAAAGAAATTGAACTCCATTTCATAGtggaaattcaattaaaaaatacctatTCGGTTAAACTACTTGGTTTAATCTGTAACTTATATAGCACAATAGAGTAGAGAGAGTTGCATATACCTATGCTGTCAAAAAATAGGATGGGTGTAGTTTAGAAAGGAAGTCCGATTATGGACTTGAGGAAAAACTGTTATGACTTATTAACTTTGGTAAGTCTGGGACAGTAAAATAGAATGGGTAGTGCATTTGGGGATGCTGGTCATGGGGAAATATTTAATGTCCCAAACCAACTCAAAATGGCTAAATCCTGTCCTGTGTGGAAAAGTACTATGATTATTATGCCATGATATGTCACAAcataaaaaataagattataatCTTGTGAGACTTATGTTTCTCACCTGTGTCTGTGTTTAGTGTTTCTGTGTTCATTTTAGACAAATACATGTATCTGTTATATAAAATGCATTAGTCTCTGAAATATGTTGGAGAATTCTCTGTTAACTGAAAATAAGAAAGCgtattaaaaaaatcttccagaGCATTCTGCTGCGTTTTACTGCCCCCTTCTGCTGCTTCAATTTTTAtccacttctttttctctcttgattgTTGTAAAGATCACTAGGTAGATTTTGTGTCCGATGTTACAACATTCTTAAAAGTCTGCATAAGTAGTTTTCATTTGAGATTTAACCTtcatgaatatactaaaaaaggaatgaaatatgtGTTAGTTGAAGTAACAAGCCATTCATATGAgctaaaagaaaatgaacagtaAAGACTATTAATACCCAAAATTCCAAAGGCACTGACATTTTCAAAGGAGATATTTCTTACTGCTTTGAGCAGGGTTCTACCATTCAGGGGCtacccagggggcgctagtggtaaagaacccgcctgccaatgcaggagacataagagatgtgggttcgatccctgggttgggaagatcccctggaggagggcacagtaacccattccagtcttcttgcctggagaatcccatggacagaggagcctggcagactgcagtccataggattgcaaagagtaggatacaactgaagcgactttgcacacacacacgcactatTCAGACATGAAAGGCTGGTCATATCTATTATCTTAGACATGGAACTTTTTTCTGTCTCCCTGTCTTCACCTTTATTCTATTCTGATTCACTCAAAGATAGTGGAGATTGCCCTTGTCTTTTTTATTCATGACAGGCTGACTAGAAAGAGAGCTTTACTATCTTGCATCTTGCCTGAAGAGAAATTTTTAACAAGGTTTTGCCACAGTGTACATCTGTTTCTTAAAGGGCAGAAACAGATGTACCCATAAAAATACCcatgaagtgaagtctctcagtcgtgtccgactctttgcgaccccatagactgcagcctgccaggctcctctgtccatgggattttccaggcaatagtactggagtggattgccatttccttctccagggaatcttcccaacccagggctcgaacccggatctcccacattgtagacagaggctttaccgtctgagccaccagggaagtccaaaaatacCCATAGAAGACCTCTACTTTAGTCTTttagtgcatgcatgcatgctaagttgcttcagtcatgtccgactctttacaaccctatggattgtagccccccaggctcctctgccaatgggattctccagtcaagaagactggagtgggttgccatgccctcctccagaagatctccccgacccaggggtcaaacccacatctcttatgtctcctgcattggaaggtgggttgtttaccactactgccgcctgggaagcccaggctttTAGTAAATCATGGTTATTTACCTATTCCTGACTACACAAGATAGGAGTTTCAGCTAGAAAAACAAGAGCGTGTGGACAAAGAATGTCACCTCtcatttcagtaaacaaaggatgtaaAACCCTCAGCCACtgactgccccctgcccccaccccagcctgatGGTCAGGACAGTGGCTCCTGAGGGGAGGTAAACAGGCTGCCACTGCAGTGACTGTGCGCCCCGAGGGGACTCAGGGTGCATAAAAATGGGATAGTGGCCCTATCAAGGAAAGCATTTCGATAATCCCAGggtcttgcatcttcccatgtgCAGACAGCACTAATTTCGCTAGCTTCAGATGTCTGGTTTCTTTTGATTAGCAGGAATCTTTTGATCTTCCATTTCCTGGGTTTTGGGGGTTTTGCTTTGCAAAAACACTTGTATATCCTAACTCCTTCTTTACCTCTTCAGAAAAGTCTTTCAAAGTTACTGAGAGATGGTATTCCTGGGCTTAACACCgaagaaaacataattctcaCCTTTTAGATTAtgtaggggttttttttttttttcagttgacaaagacaaacattaaaaaaaaaaagtccttgtcAAATAAACCAATGAAGAAATACCAAACAATATCTAGtcctaagttttatttttaaaaagtatctccTTTTTCTCAGCTTAGTTCCcagatagatttttcttttccttcatttttcatgGTTGTATATCATAACTACTAAGGTGAGTCAAAGTAGGTTGGACATGGTCTTTGTGTTAGAGCTAGGAATCCTAAAAGAGGATAAGGAAATACAAAAGAGTGTGAGCAGGGTGAGCTGGGGCCACATAATGAGACCACACTGACGCTGATGGATTAAACCCACTTTAAATGAGCTTGGAAGTTGCCACTCTATCCTAacaaaaatttgaacaaaatgaaaactcaaaatGCTATTCTTAGATCCTCCAAAGAAGTGAGGTGACAGGATAAAAAGCTGCCCTCAAAATTGGAGAGGGCATCcatggtggttcagcggtaaggaattcgcctgcagtgcaggaaacatggattcaatccctgggtcagcaagatcccttgcaggaggaaatggaagcccactccagtattcttttctgggaaatcccatggacagaggagcctcgagggctacaatccatgaggttgcaaaagcgtccacacgacttagcaactaaacagcaacagcaacaaaattggAGAGATTGGCCATAGAGAGAAGCACAATTTGCCAGAACAGAAACCTACAGGCAGACACCTCCTTGAAAACCAGTGCCTATGTAGGGAAACCCAAAGAGTAATggattgtgcttagtcgctcattgtgtctgactctgtgaccccgtggactgtaaactgctaggttcctgtgtccatggggattctccatgggGAGAacaatactggactgggttgccatgcccttctccaggggattgtcccaacccagggatcgaacctcagtctccaacattgcaggcagattcttcaccgtctgaggcaccagggaagcctgaagagtAAAGCGCGCACACACGTATCTTGAATAAATCTTAAGGGTTAAAAATTCCAGGGGGCGGGGGGTGTCTGTTTACTTTCATGAGTTTTACTTCCTGGAACTCTAACAAGTTCCCACAATGAattatcaggaaaagaaaaaaaatccccttgGAGGACTGGCAGGGAAGCAGGGGAAAAATAACCATTTTGAAATATGCCAGAGCCTTGTTCTTTTAAATTAGGctcaaaagaaattttattagCAGAGCCTAAACTCTGGGAATTTTATCAGAGCCTAAATGACCTGGGGAAAGGATGTACTCAAACTAGCACCCTCTAGCCATGTCCCACTTAATCTGTGGCAGTGGGGAATGGAGGAACACTTGTAACACTCACAGCTCAGAGGCATAGGCTGAGTAAAACACCGAGACCTGATCACAGGACTCTAGAagactcccccaccccacccctcccaccgcATTGCTAAAGGCCTATTTATCAGAGTTCTTTTCACCCAGTACACCTTGCCTAGCTTTCAGAAAAAACCGACAAGTCACGATGAGAGACAAAAACAGTTGGAAGAGGCAGAGGGAACATTGAAACCAGACTTAGAGATACAGCACAGATGGTGGAAATATAAGATCATGAGTGCTGATGGAATAGTAGTTAATGTGCAGGAACAGATGGGTAAtataagcagagagatggaaattctaagaaagaataaagaaaataattctagAGGTCAGTAACATTGTAATAGGAATGAAGAATGACTTTGATGAACTTCTTAGTAGGCTGGACGCATCTGAGGAAAGAATCTCTGAGCTTGAGGGTATGGAAGCAGACATTTCCAAAAtcgaaaaagaaaaatatgaaaagagaaaaaaatagcgttaaaaaaacaaacaaagaatagCCAAGAATTGTTGGAGAATTGCAAAGGGTGTCAAATAGATATAATGGGAATAGagtaggaaaagagagaaaggaatagaaGCAATATCTGAAGCAATATTAACTGAGAAATTCCCTAAATTAATcacagatccaggaagctcagaAAACATCAAGTAGGGATGTGCCAATGTAACCATACCTAGGTGTATTATATTAGAactgcagaaaagaaaatataaaggaaaaaaaatctcaaaagaatctagaggaaaaaaaaaaaaaaaccttaccatATATACagaacaaagataagaattatATCCTATTTCCCCTCAGAAGCCATACAAGCAGGaagacaatgaaataaaatgttgaaaaaacagcaacaacaaaactcaCTGACATAGCATTCTGTATACTGGGAAACTAACCCTCAAAAGTGAAGGAACAAATTTTCTCAGACAAAATTTGAGGGAATTTGTGGCCAGTAGATCTGCCTTACACAAGAAGttcttcagagagaaggaaaatgatgaaAGTTAGAATCTCAGatctacagaaaaataaagagcatTAGTGAAGACTAAGTAAGGGTGAAATAAAAACttattcttcttatttttaattgatctaATAAGTAGCAGTTTGTTCAACATAATAATGGTAAAAGTATATTTAAGGATTATAGCTTATGTATAGGAGGCAAATTACAGCTTATGTGTAAGAGGTAAATTACACCAAAGGAAGAGGGAGGAATAGGGAATATTTTGTTATGAAGCATGAAGTGGTGTAATGTTATTTGAAAATGGAGTTGGTTTAATTGCAAATGCATATGATGACCACTGTGATATTTTTAAGCATAATTGATAtgttaaaaagggagaaaaaatagaGTCATATAAAATCCCCAATTAAAAGCAcaattatcagaaagaaaaagaatggaagacGAAAATAGGAACAGAATACAAGGAAAACAAGTAGAAAAAAGTTAATATGGTAGATATTAATCCAGCTCTATCAGTAATCACTTTAAGCAACAATGGTACAAATATATCAACTAAAAAACAGAGATTATCAGAACAAACCAAAGAAGAAGACCACCTATATGGTTTCTACAAGAAACCGCCTTAAGTATAAAGACAAATATAGaataaagtaaaaggatggagaaagatataccatgctgctgctgctactgctgctgctgctgctaagtcacttcagtcgtgtccgcctctgcaaccccatagacggcagctcaccaggctc
The sequence above is a segment of the Ovis aries strain OAR_USU_Benz2616 breed Rambouillet chromosome 12, ARS-UI_Ramb_v3.0, whole genome shotgun sequence genome. Coding sequences within it:
- the PTGS2 gene encoding prostaglandin G/H synthase 2 precursor (The RefSeq protein has 4 substitutions, 1 non-frameshifting indel compared to this genomic sequence), translating into MLARALLLCAAVVCGAANPCCSHPCQNRGVCMSVGFDQYKCDCTRTGFYGENCTTPEFLTRIKLLLKPTPDTVHYILTHFKGVWNIVNKISFLRNMIMRYVLTSRSHLIESPPTYNVHYSYKSWEAFSNLSYYTRALPPVPDDCPTPMGVKGRKELPDSKEVVKKVLLRRKFIPDPQGTNLMFAFFAQHFTHQFFKTDIERGPAFTKGKNHGVDLSHVYGESLERQHNRRLFKDGKMKYQMINGEMYPPTVKDTQVEMIYPPHIPEHLKFAVGQEVFGLVPGLMMYATIWLREHNRVCDVLKQEHPEWGDEQLFQTSRLILIGETIKIVIEDYVQHLSGYHFKLKFDPELLFNQQFQYQNRIAAEFNTLYHWHPLLPDVFQIDGQEYNYQQFIYNNSVLLEHGVTQFVESFTRQIAGRVAGRRNLPAAVEKVSKASLDQSREMKYQSFNEYRKRFLLKPYESFEELTGEKEMAAELEALYGDIDAMELYPALLVEKPAPDAIFGETMVEAGAPFSLKGLMGNPICSPEYWKPSTFGGEVGFKIINTASIQSLICSNVKGCPFTSFSVQDAHLTKTVTINASSSHSGLDDINPTVLLKERSTEL